The following are encoded in a window of Halorubrum aethiopicum genomic DNA:
- a CDS encoding heavy-metal-associated domain-containing protein, producing the protein MSDTTQFRVLDFDCPTCASTVERALSNVDGVQHVEVHYATGRVEIEYDDSVADPDAFAQTIENQGYTPQPA; encoded by the coding sequence ATGAGCGACACAACCCAGTTCCGCGTCCTCGACTTCGACTGCCCGACCTGTGCGAGCACCGTCGAACGCGCCCTATCGAACGTCGACGGTGTCCAGCACGTCGAGGTTCACTACGCGACCGGCCGCGTCGAGATCGAATATGACGACAGCGTCGCTGATCCCGACGCCTTCGCACAGACCATCGAAAACCAGGGGTACACGCCCCAACCAGCCTAA
- a CDS encoding ArsR/SmtB family transcription factor, with protein sequence MSSSGTDHRLEDIAVRDTRVSDAIDEPMRAMILDILSEEALTATEVHGRLEDRGVDRTENTVRHHINELRDAGLVDVVRFEEGRGGTTKYYHANTIVLSYSLPESADDAVEEMIEAVQPQIRDSLDTLTEDHDDAIAEIVADMQPCEHCQTQKYETYVLLTVLRRAFVRAHRDS encoded by the coding sequence ATGAGTAGTTCCGGTACCGACCACCGGCTTGAGGACATCGCGGTGCGAGACACCCGGGTTTCGGATGCCATCGATGAACCGATGCGGGCGATGATCCTCGATATCCTCTCCGAGGAGGCGCTGACCGCAACTGAGGTCCACGGCCGTTTGGAGGACCGCGGCGTCGACCGCACGGAGAACACGGTTCGTCATCACATCAACGAGTTACGGGATGCCGGTCTCGTCGACGTCGTCCGCTTCGAGGAAGGGCGCGGTGGGACGACGAAGTACTACCACGCGAATACGATCGTCCTCTCGTACTCGCTGCCAGAGTCAGCTGATGACGCTGTTGAGGAGATGATCGAGGCCGTTCAACCCCAGATCAGGGACTCACTCGATACTCTCACAGAAGACCACGACGACGCGATAGCGGAGATCGTCGCAGATATGCAGCCGTGTGAGCACTGTCAGACCCAGAAGTACGAAACCTACGTGCTCCTGACTGTCCTCCGCCGGGCGTTCGTTCGTGCGCACCGAGATTCTTGA
- a CDS encoding SHOCT domain-containing protein, with the protein MPTNSDDTRLVTLLLVIIGAVFIVPLFFMGFGMMGFGPMMGGMWGGHMWGDGTMPGWMFIVGIVMQLLFLAALVGGGYLIYRAVTGAASDSDQALEELRLAYARGELTDEEYEQRREALERDT; encoded by the coding sequence ATGCCGACAAATTCAGACGATACGCGACTTGTTACGCTCCTCCTCGTTATCATCGGTGCCGTCTTCATCGTCCCGTTGTTCTTCATGGGCTTCGGGATGATGGGGTTTGGTCCGATGATGGGCGGGATGTGGGGCGGTCACATGTGGGGCGACGGGACGATGCCTGGCTGGATGTTCATCGTCGGCATCGTGATGCAGCTGCTGTTCCTCGCTGCCCTCGTCGGTGGTGGGTACCTCATCTATCGCGCAGTTACGGGAGCTGCGAGTGATTCGGACCAGGCACTCGAAGAGCTTCGGCTTGCCTACGCTCGCGGGGAGCTGACTGACGAGGAATACGAACAGCGACGCGAAGCACTCGAACGAGATACCTGA
- a CDS encoding permease: protein MVATMIDGISEALRIGVGFLWTAAWAIIMGLTITSLVQVYVSKERMAQVLGDGDLSGLTKATAFGAASSGCSFGAVAIGKGLFKKGAHAVNFLAFMFASTNLIVELGLMILILLGWEFLVAELLGGLILIAVMAVIVHLTLPENLFDEVRETLNERDHEAGVTEDPTCGMEGKDEYTLTTDGGETLKFCSEGCMETYRQEMSSRGGWRDELLSWGGWYKVGNQYRKEWSMIWKDVIAGFLISGFVIVFVPQWVWNTLFIQGDGLLVTAENAIMGVAIAVISFVGSMGNVPFAVALWGGGISFAGVIAFVYADLITIPVLNVYRKYYGWKVMLYILGVFFATMAFTGFLMELLFDALNIVPDLAGGETATEQTYFELNYTFYLNLIAFALSGFLLYVYRRGLGAPGQYRDPVCGMRTDDSEPSTTHDAETYYFCSQTCKETFEENPDEYATGHPMVMEGHDHDH, encoded by the coding sequence ATGGTAGCGACGATGATTGATGGCATCTCCGAAGCTCTACGTATCGGAGTGGGCTTCCTCTGGACGGCAGCGTGGGCGATCATCATGGGCCTCACGATCACGAGCCTCGTCCAAGTCTACGTCTCCAAGGAGCGGATGGCGCAGGTCCTCGGCGATGGCGATCTGAGCGGGCTCACCAAGGCGACTGCGTTCGGCGCGGCCAGTAGTGGCTGTAGTTTCGGCGCCGTCGCCATCGGGAAGGGGTTGTTCAAGAAGGGGGCGCACGCGGTGAACTTCCTCGCGTTCATGTTCGCGTCGACGAACCTCATCGTCGAACTCGGGTTGATGATCCTGATTCTGCTCGGCTGGGAGTTCCTAGTCGCAGAGTTACTCGGCGGACTCATTCTCATCGCCGTGATGGCCGTCATCGTTCACCTCACGCTCCCGGAGAACCTCTTCGATGAGGTGCGAGAGACGCTCAACGAGCGCGATCACGAGGCGGGCGTCACCGAGGATCCAACCTGCGGGATGGAAGGCAAAGACGAGTACACGCTTACGACTGACGGCGGTGAGACGCTCAAGTTCTGCTCGGAGGGGTGTATGGAGACTTACCGCCAGGAGATGTCGAGTCGCGGTGGGTGGCGTGACGAGTTGCTGTCGTGGGGTGGCTGGTACAAAGTCGGGAACCAGTACCGCAAGGAGTGGTCGATGATCTGGAAGGACGTCATCGCCGGCTTCCTCATTTCGGGGTTCGTCATCGTGTTCGTCCCCCAGTGGGTGTGGAACACCCTGTTCATCCAGGGCGACGGGCTACTTGTGACTGCCGAGAACGCGATTATGGGCGTCGCCATCGCCGTTATCAGCTTCGTCGGCAGCATGGGCAACGTCCCGTTCGCGGTCGCGCTTTGGGGCGGTGGCATCAGTTTCGCTGGCGTCATCGCGTTCGTCTATGCCGATCTCATCACGATTCCCGTGCTGAACGTCTACCGGAAATACTACGGCTGGAAGGTGATGCTGTACATTCTCGGCGTCTTCTTCGCCACGATGGCGTTCACCGGCTTCCTCATGGAGCTGCTGTTCGACGCCCTCAACATCGTCCCTGATCTGGCGGGCGGCGAGACGGCGACCGAGCAAACGTACTTCGAGCTCAACTACACGTTCTACCTCAACCTCATTGCGTTCGCGCTTTCCGGCTTTCTCCTGTACGTGTATCGTCGCGGCCTTGGTGCGCCTGGCCAGTACCGTGATCCCGTCTGTGGGATGCGGACTGACGACAGCGAGCC